The DNA window TTGATGAAGGTGCCCCCCATTGCAATAGAAGCTGGGATTTGGAGGCACCTAACCAAGTATCCATAGCTTCCTTAAGTTTCGCGCTATTATTAGCGCACGAAAAGCAACCAAACGCGAGAACGCAAACAAGGACAAGCGCCAACAGCATTTTTTTCATGGTATCCTCCCAAATGTGCTAATGGTGATAATGTTAGAGGAGGCGAAAAGATGTCAAGGGTTTTCTCGCTGGCATTGAGTGACGATGGAGCATCGACGATAGCAACACCACCTCAAACACGTTCCCAACGCAATTATCAACACCTCCCCTGTCGTCCATGCTCGCTTAGCTCGCTGGACTCCAGGCAAACCAACCACTGAGAGGCGATCGAAACTATCTCCAGATAAACTCCAGTCCGGTCTTGAGGTGGCTTTTCACATAGGCGCGGAGGGGTTTTTGCGTTTCCGAGAGTTTGGCCAGCAAGCGTGAGACAGCCTGATAGAGGGCTTGATAGGTTTTGCTGGTCTCGGGATTGAAGTTTTTGATCTTGTTGCCGGGTTGAAGGCATTCAGAGCGGTATTTGTAAAGGGCAAGCAGTTCGGCCTTGGCTTGTTCGGAGGAAAGCTCCCGGTGCGCGGAACAGTCCTGGCCGCTGGTTGAGATGATTTCCCGCAGTTGCTTGATGCGAAGTGAGATCTGCCCCAGGGTCTGGCTGTCCGTGAGGGGATTGTCATAACATCGGCAGGTGATGAGGTCTGCCAAATCAAACGCATCCAGGCTTTTGGACGTTATCAGTTGCGGATTGGCAGGATCGCGCACGCTGATGGTGCCGCTCTGCTCTTCGCAATTCCGATACATGGCAAGAGTATCTTGCAGATCGGCTTGCTGGGCCAGTAGTTCCATTCTGTCATAATCCGGTGGGAAAACAAGGTGGGAGAGTTTGCTGCAGTGGAATTTGTGTCCCCGGAAGCGGATCAGATATGCGAGTATCTGCGCACCGCTTAGTTTGGCGTGTTGGGTCAGGAATTGCCGCAATTCAGTCATCTGGGGGTTGTCTTGGTCTGTAAACATGTTCGTACCTCAATAATTTCTCTTAGGCTTTGTGTGCCTTCACCCTCTTGATGAGGCACACGAAGACGGGGAAATTATTGATGGGAGCAGCGTCATCCAAATAGTATGGAGGGCAAGATAATGAAAGCTACTTTGAAAAACATCATTCAGGCCTACTCAGGCAAATGCGACGGCCTGGTGTTCTATTACAATCCCAGGCTGGACCGGATGCTGGTGCGCACACTTCCGGATTGGAAACCAACGGAGAGCAACCGCCGCCTGAGCAGCGTAGCATCCAACCTCAAAAGCCTGAACATCTCTCCGCAATACCGCCTCGACCTGATCACCTACACCGAACTCTACCGGCGCGAACACCGAGACAACAACTGCTGCGGCTGGTACAACCTCTTCAACAAGCTGATGTGGGCTATGAGCAAACAACTGAACATCGACCTGGAATCGCTTTCCAAAGTGGAGATAACCAACGACGACCTCCCCTGCCGCAGCGTTAAACGCGCCGTGGAAGCGGGCTTGCTCCCTCCCGTTACGGGTTGGGAACGCTTGGACGCCGAGATCTGAACCTTTTGCTACGGGGCGAAAGCCCCAAGATAAAAAACGTGGAGGACTTCAATGAAAGTCAAATTCAAGTACGCCATTCGCACCTACAGCGGCACCATCGACGAGATGGTCTACGGCAGCTACCGCGACGACAAGCTCTGCATCGGGCGTGAGTACGTCTATCCGCGGCTGACCGCCAACAACGAGGCGCTGGGCAGCGTGGGCAGCAACCTGGCCACTCTGTGGGCCAACGCTTCGGCGGAGTACAAGGCCGACCTCAAAGAGTACGGTCTGCGCAACGGCAGCCAGAACATCCCCAAAACGCAGCTTCCGCCCACCAACTACGCCCTGTGGATCAAGCTGATGTACGCCTGGAAAGAGGACACGCCCAGCGTTGACCTCGCCACGCTCACCGTCGAGGACTTCGAGCTCGCCGGCGACACCGCCGCCACCGTCAAAAACGCCATCGACAGCGGCTACCTGGATCCCGTCAGCGTGTACGACGACCTGACCGAGATGTACTAAACCGCGAGGGGGGTCGAAAGGCCCCCTTCTTCTTCAACACAGAGACACAGAGACACAGAGAGATAATAGATCAGGGATGAACAGGATGATTGGGATGACGGGGATAAAAGAATAGAACACGGATGACAGGATCGACAGGATCTTTACGATTACATAATCTCACGCAGATAAAAAATCCGCAAATCCGTTCAATCCGTGAATCCGTATGAAAATGTGAATGCCCGGTTTTGCTGTAGTCGATGCTCGTGACTCGCTCGACTCCAGCGATGTTTCCATCCTCCCACCCCACAGACGCAGCGGCCAAAGTTCTGATTGACAAAAAGGTGAGGCTGGAAAAAGGTGGTTTACAAATGAAGCTGCTTGCTTCTGCCTTACTGTTGATGTGCAGGTAAGGCTTTGAAATTTAGTAACATACATTGGTAAAAGATTACCATGAAGCAGGCGGAAGAATCTTCCGCCTTTTTCATTTCCGGTAAGAAGGAGGTTCTTATAATCCGGATCAAACGTGGAAAGGCACGTACCAAAGAGGTGGTGCCGAAGGAAAGGATCAACGAACAGATCAACTCGCTCAAAGTGCGGGTGATCGATTCTGATGGCAAGCAGGTAGGCATCATGCCCACCCGCGAAGCCATCCGCAAAGCCGAGGAACTGAATCTGGACCTGGTGGAGATCTCCCCCAACACCGATCCCCCGGTCTGCCGCATCCTGGACTTCAGCAAGTACTATTTCGAAAAGGAAAAGAAAGCCAAGGAAGCCCGCAAGAAACAGCACGAGATCGAGATCAAGGAGATCAAGTTCGGCCCGAACACGGAAGAACATGACTACAATTTCAAGAAGAACAACGCGATCAAGTTTCTGAAACAGCACAACAAGGTGAAGTTCACCGTGCGTTTCCGGGGCCGGCAGATGGCCCACAAAGAGCTTGGCTTCAACGTTCTGGAAAAGCTGAAGACCGATCTGGCCCACATCGCCGACGTGGACGCGGCCCCCGTGGCTGAACGCAACCTGCTGTCCATCATCATGACCCCCAAAAAAGACATCGACCGCATCCTGGAAAAATCCGGGGAAGCCGAAACCGCGCCCGAAACAGCAGCCAGTCCAGCCCCCGAAACAGAATAAAGCCACCCCGCGCAAACTTAGATTTTTTGTAAACAGTCAAGGAGATAAACATGCCCAAGATCAAGACAAACCGTTCCGCGGCCAAGCGGTTCAAGGTTACCGGCACCGGCAAGATCGTGCGTCACCACGCCAAAAGCGCCCACATCAAAACCAAGAAGTCACCCAAGCTGAAACGCCACCTGCGCGCCAGCGCCATCGTGCGCAAATGCGATGAAAACCGCGTGAACCGCATGCTGGGACACTAAAGGGAGAGAAAAATGCCAAGATCAGCAAACAACGTATCCGCCCACCGCAGAAGAAAGAAATACATGCTGGCCGCGCGCGGCAACTTTGGCCGCCGCAGCAAGACCTACCGGGTTGCCCGCCAAACCGTGGAACGCGGCATGGCTTTCGCCTTTGCCCACCGCAAACTGAAAAAACGCCAGTTCCGCAGCCTCTGGATCACCCGCATCAACGCCGCCTGCCGCATCAACGACATGAGCTACAGCCGCTTCATCAACGGCCTGCACAAAGCCAATATCGAGATCAACCGCAAATCCCTCGCCCACCTGGCCTGGCACGACAGCGACGCCTTCGCCAAACTGGTCGAGATAGCCAAAGGCTGAACCACCCTCCGGTCGGGAAGGCCGGAACCATTAAAGTGAAGGAACCAAGGTGCAAGATCAACTGAGGGAAGTGGCGGAACAGGCCCGGGCGGAAATAGCCGCCTGCGAGACCGCCAACGACATCCTGAACGCCAAGGCCCGCTACCTGGGCAAGAAAAGCCTGGTGAACAGCCTCTACGGGAAGCTGAAAGACCTCCCGGACGATGACAAGCCGGCTTTCGGACAGAGCATCAACGCACTCCGCGGCGAGATCGAGGCGGGGCTGGCCGCGCGTGAACAGGAGCTGA is part of the Candidatus Cloacimonadota bacterium genome and encodes:
- the infC gene encoding translation initiation factor IF-3, coding for MPKERINEQINSLKVRVIDSDGKQVGIMPTREAIRKAEELNLDLVEISPNTDPPVCRILDFSKYYFEKEKKAKEARKKQHEIEIKEIKFGPNTEEHDYNFKKNNAIKFLKQHNKVKFTVRFRGRQMAHKELGFNVLEKLKTDLAHIADVDAAPVAERNLLSIIMTPKKDIDRILEKSGEAETAPETAASPAPETE
- the rpmI gene encoding 50S ribosomal protein L35 gives rise to the protein MPKIKTNRSAAKRFKVTGTGKIVRHHAKSAHIKTKKSPKLKRHLRASAIVRKCDENRVNRMLGH
- the rplT gene encoding 50S ribosomal protein L20, with the translated sequence MPRSANNVSAHRRRKKYMLAARGNFGRRSKTYRVARQTVERGMAFAFAHRKLKKRQFRSLWITRINAACRINDMSYSRFINGLHKANIEINRKSLAHLAWHDSDAFAKLVEIAKG